Proteins co-encoded in one Acidithiobacillus caldus ATCC 51756 genomic window:
- a CDS encoding ParB/RepB/Spo0J family partition protein produces the protein MSKANTDLMSGLDLSEIRSVLKKDTAPSPENGGMQVLSLALDAVEPDPNQPRRQMEASGDGQRLEDLAESILEHGILNPITVEKVGENRYRIVSGERRYRAATIARDSGKPCARAGYDLTKIPAIVIQTQGGQNRLEMQLVENIAREDMSDDDIAEALHILMDTCGMSKADVARRLGRDRAWVSRILSRTNPEAKALAARLGISLPDIGAFELNKLLSWQGGDKDGWLDDLAEAIRDGTPFSRTLMTEIENRHLHPDPVSRDPVSRDPDSDKPGAPDGDTGEVVSDEVVSDEAVSGDSATPSHSAAETVSEPVEDAGRDAMPLAAGQAPAAAQSCPAQPLAAAQPPTEPDTTEVGEEEQDEESDGAGHLDEERSRNRPDGVQEAPVVGDADTRTITLTVPYALAAAIVAQVDGEGGEVTAERLLDALQRMASVQ, from the coding sequence ATGAGCAAGGCCAATACCGACTTGATGAGTGGCCTGGATCTCAGCGAGATCCGCTCCGTACTCAAGAAGGACACGGCCCCATCGCCGGAAAACGGGGGGATGCAGGTCCTTTCCCTGGCCCTGGACGCGGTGGAGCCGGATCCCAACCAGCCGCGGCGGCAGATGGAAGCGAGCGGCGACGGCCAGCGCCTCGAGGACCTGGCCGAGAGCATTCTGGAACACGGCATTCTCAACCCAATTACGGTCGAGAAGGTAGGTGAGAACCGGTACCGCATCGTCTCCGGCGAGCGGCGCTACCGCGCGGCCACTATTGCCCGAGACAGCGGCAAGCCCTGCGCCCGCGCGGGATACGATCTGACGAAGATTCCCGCCATCGTCATCCAGACCCAGGGGGGCCAGAACCGGCTGGAGATGCAGCTCGTCGAAAACATCGCCCGCGAAGACATGAGCGACGACGATATAGCCGAAGCCCTGCATATCCTCATGGATACCTGCGGAATGAGCAAAGCCGATGTGGCCCGGCGTCTGGGGCGAGACCGGGCCTGGGTAAGCCGCATCCTTTCCAGGACCAACCCCGAGGCCAAGGCCCTGGCGGCTCGTCTCGGAATATCTCTTCCGGACATCGGGGCCTTCGAACTGAACAAGCTGCTCTCCTGGCAGGGTGGCGACAAGGATGGCTGGTTGGACGACCTGGCTGAGGCCATCCGCGACGGGACACCATTCAGCCGCACGCTGATGACGGAGATCGAAAACCGGCATCTGCATCCAGATCCGGTATCCCGGGATCCGGTATCCCGGGATCCGGATTCTGACAAGCCCGGCGCACCGGATGGCGATACCGGCGAGGTCGTGTCCGACGAAGTCGTATCCGACGAAGCCGTGTCCGGCGATTCCGCCACACCCAGCCACAGCGCGGCGGAAACCGTATCGGAACCGGTAGAGGATGCCGGTCGGGATGCGATGCCGCTTGCTGCTGGGCAAGCGCCTGCTGCGGCGCAATCGTGCCCGGCGCAGCCGCTTGCTGCGGCGCAGCCGCCGACAGAACCGGATACCACCGAAGTTGGGGAGGAAGAACAGGACGAGGAATCGGACGGTGCGGGTCATCTGGACGAGGAACGGTCCCGGAACCGGCCCGATGGTGTCCAGGAAGCGCCGGTGGTCGGGGATGCCGACACCAGGACCATCACCCTGACCGTCCCCTACGCTCTGGCCGCAGCGATCGTCGCGCAGGTGGACGGCGAAGGTGGGGAAGTGACGGCGGAACGGCTTTTGGACGCCTTGCAGCGGATGGCTTCGGTGCAGTGA
- a CDS encoding ParA family protein, whose translation MAQIYAFANQKGGVGKTTLSVHLAILAHQLGFNTLLVDLDQQGSATFLVTGDGSRHHTLDGTVLDIWDPLKRAPLQESPIFGFDFLQASIGLDRVDRDFNAALAALKRLHLLESGSGPYDVVVIDCPPAPNTRQLAPLFVANVHALPVTPDALGTQGLKSMVSLSLGDVLPINEDLKVRILINRLKANSTKNKAIADNILKSLPEFTFPYILFDREDVRSALRIGKPYWEVCRDQAQKTAWYQLFLALLESTPIPDIGTEVPEPENADAILDTQFSARGGPAAPGGGSPAAPAGGNMPTAGGDPEVAEPEDGEVTHDTYIPDDDDGEEASAQIGEDDGEETSGEADSQDDILDQLSREAEGGTE comes from the coding sequence ATGGCCCAGATTTATGCCTTTGCCAACCAGAAGGGCGGGGTAGGGAAGACCACCCTGTCCGTCCACCTCGCCATACTCGCGCACCAGTTGGGTTTCAATACCCTGCTCGTCGATCTCGACCAGCAGGGTAGCGCCACCTTTCTGGTTACGGGCGATGGTAGCCGCCACCACACCCTCGATGGGACGGTGCTCGATATCTGGGATCCCCTGAAACGGGCGCCTTTGCAGGAGTCCCCCATCTTCGGATTCGACTTCCTGCAGGCGTCCATCGGCCTCGATCGGGTCGATCGCGACTTCAACGCCGCCCTCGCCGCCCTGAAGCGCCTGCACCTGCTCGAAAGCGGCAGCGGCCCCTACGACGTCGTCGTCATCGATTGCCCCCCGGCACCCAACACCCGCCAGTTGGCTCCCCTCTTTGTCGCCAACGTCCACGCCCTTCCCGTGACCCCGGACGCCCTGGGTACCCAGGGGCTCAAGTCCATGGTCTCCCTGAGCCTCGGAGACGTGCTCCCCATCAACGAGGACCTCAAGGTCCGCATCCTCATCAACCGCCTCAAGGCCAACTCCACCAAGAACAAGGCCATCGCCGACAACATCCTGAAAAGCCTGCCCGAGTTCACCTTCCCCTACATCCTCTTCGACCGCGAGGACGTGCGCTCCGCCCTGCGTATCGGCAAGCCCTATTGGGAAGTCTGCCGCGACCAGGCCCAGAAAACCGCCTGGTACCAACTGTTCCTGGCCCTGCTCGAATCGACTCCCATACCCGATATCGGCACCGAAGTCCCGGAACCAGAGAACGCCGACGCCATCCTCGACACCCAGTTCTCCGCCCGTGGCGGTCCTGCGGCCCCTGGGGGGGGCAGTCCTGCGGCCCCTGCGGGGGGCAATATGCCTACGGCAGGGGGAGACCCCGAAGTGGCTGAGCCTGAGGATGGGGAAGTGACCCACGACACGTACATACCCGACGACGATGATGGCGAGGAAGCATCGGCCCAGATAGGCGAGGACGATGGCGAAGAAACGTCTGGGGAAGCGGACTCCCAGGACGACATTCTGGACCAGTTGAGTCGCGAAGCCGAAGGAGGCACGGAATGA
- a CDS encoding TraB/TrbI/VirB10 family type IV secretion system protein, with translation MADNSTPAGERSKKVRGNLIPDKTQLGAHLRSGKIAAFTVVGVVAIAAGGFWAIGALHGFGGAAKPAPMHPHKAPEIAPQPKSAPSISTPKPSTPSAPAKSAVSKASAASAPAEVPPVNAPQNTRPSPQMLAFQQALGQQGGSGGKVISWSGPSAGEPLSLQPTGMTASDALAQSLAMAKAASQKPSDASVSVYSTHLVRKEVSPYELLQGTVIPGILTTGIKSDIPGQVTAVVPHPVYNSLNGAYVLIPAGSRLIGQYAASSAMGQTRVNVAWTRIEFPNGTYIQLSKMPGTAPDGYAGFHDLVNNHTWTIFKNALLLSLIDVGMAVASPTSTSTNTTGVTGNQALQDGEQALAQTFGQAEAQMFQKYVNIAPTLTIRPGYAFNVVVTKDLVFPGPYRHGTNLVATSANPRSPAQPTTIDPYPEP, from the coding sequence ATGGCGGACAACAGCACGCCTGCTGGCGAACGCTCCAAAAAGGTCCGGGGAAACCTGATCCCGGACAAAACCCAACTGGGTGCCCACCTGCGATCGGGCAAGATCGCGGCCTTCACCGTCGTGGGGGTCGTCGCCATCGCCGCCGGTGGCTTTTGGGCCATCGGTGCGCTGCACGGTTTTGGTGGTGCTGCCAAACCGGCGCCCATGCATCCCCACAAGGCGCCAGAAATAGCGCCACAGCCCAAGTCCGCTCCCAGCATATCGACCCCGAAGCCCAGCACGCCGTCGGCTCCGGCCAAATCGGCTGTTTCAAAGGCGAGTGCCGCTTCTGCTCCAGCAGAAGTACCACCCGTAAATGCGCCGCAAAACACACGGCCCAGTCCGCAGATGCTGGCCTTTCAGCAGGCGCTCGGACAGCAGGGTGGCTCCGGCGGAAAGGTGATTTCCTGGAGCGGCCCGTCAGCCGGTGAGCCGCTGTCCTTGCAGCCTACCGGCATGACGGCGTCCGATGCCCTGGCACAGTCCCTGGCGATGGCAAAAGCCGCAAGCCAGAAACCTTCAGATGCATCGGTAAGCGTCTACAGCACGCACCTGGTGCGCAAGGAAGTGAGTCCCTACGAACTCCTCCAGGGAACCGTCATTCCGGGGATTCTTACGACCGGCATCAAATCGGACATCCCGGGCCAGGTCACCGCCGTGGTTCCCCATCCCGTCTACAACAGCCTGAACGGCGCCTACGTCCTCATCCCGGCGGGATCCCGGCTCATCGGCCAATACGCAGCTTCCAGTGCCATGGGACAGACCCGGGTAAACGTCGCCTGGACCCGCATCGAATTCCCCAATGGCACCTATATCCAGCTGTCCAAGATGCCGGGGACCGCGCCCGATGGCTACGCCGGTTTCCACGATCTGGTGAACAACCACACCTGGACGATCTTCAAGAATGCCCTGCTGCTGTCGCTCATCGACGTGGGCATGGCCGTTGCGAGCCCGACGAGCACCAGCACGAATACGACGGGGGTGACTGGCAACCAGGCCCTGCAGGACGGCGAACAGGCCCTCGCCCAGACCTTTGGGCAGGCGGAGGCGCAGATGTTCCAGAAGTACGTCAACATCGCGCCTACCCTGACCATCCGGCCCGGATACGCCTTCAATGTGGTGGTCACCAAGGACCTGGTGTTCCCCGGTCCCTACCGGCACGGCACCAATCTCGTGGCGACTTCGGCCAATCCCCGATCGCCAGCCCAACCCACCACCATCGATCCGTATCCAGAACCGTAA
- a CDS encoding TrbG/VirB9 family P-type conjugative transfer protein yields MATVQQPNAQPTVGKPESSTEVWEQAIQAPPEGKISKLSKQAAEEALMQAYQAGRLRNLPPIVGTNGEILYAYGQSYPTLVTAPLHTSIIVLQRGMQDPKGVGLSPAYWQTNTLMVGNQPELAITPRFAGLHGNLIITGTSPSGKPMNYPIEVVSDKNRYTPMVGFYYPEDILIRWQASAKRQANFQKKVQAETVAVLPSIDPSDLDFRWKMRCAGGGWFSNSDCRSILPERVFDDGKQTFIQFRPGQGSHGGIPSILAENAAGQNAIVNTTFRDGYYIVDGVPPKILLIAGKGDSGKVVKIVHEGH; encoded by the coding sequence GTGGCCACTGTCCAGCAACCGAATGCCCAGCCGACGGTAGGGAAACCCGAGAGTTCGACGGAGGTCTGGGAGCAGGCTATTCAGGCACCCCCGGAAGGGAAGATCTCGAAGCTCAGCAAGCAGGCTGCGGAAGAGGCACTCATGCAGGCCTACCAGGCCGGACGGCTGCGTAACCTTCCGCCCATCGTTGGCACCAACGGCGAGATCCTCTACGCCTATGGCCAGTCTTATCCCACCCTGGTCACGGCTCCCCTGCATACGTCCATCATCGTGCTGCAGCGAGGCATGCAAGACCCCAAGGGGGTTGGCCTCTCTCCCGCCTATTGGCAAACGAACACCCTGATGGTCGGCAATCAGCCGGAACTTGCCATCACGCCGCGGTTTGCCGGACTGCACGGGAACCTCATCATCACCGGCACGTCGCCCTCCGGCAAGCCGATGAATTACCCCATCGAGGTGGTGAGCGACAAAAACCGCTATACCCCCATGGTCGGCTTCTACTATCCCGAGGACATCCTGATACGTTGGCAGGCTTCGGCTAAACGCCAGGCCAATTTCCAGAAAAAGGTCCAAGCCGAAACGGTAGCCGTACTGCCTTCCATCGATCCAAGCGATCTCGACTTTCGCTGGAAAATGCGCTGCGCTGGCGGGGGTTGGTTCAGCAACAGCGATTGCCGGTCCATCCTGCCGGAGCGGGTCTTTGACGACGGCAAACAGACCTTCATCCAATTCCGACCGGGGCAGGGAAGCCACGGCGGCATCCCCTCGATACTGGCCGAGAACGCCGCAGGACAAAACGCCATCGTGAATACCACGTTCCGCGATGGGTACTACATCGTCGATGGGGTACCGCCCAAAATCCTGCTCATTGCCGGCAAAGGCGATTCCGGCAAGGTCGTCAAAATCGTGCACGAGGGACATTGA
- a CDS encoding VirB8 family type IV secretion system protein, with the protein MADQGKETGKTKEEYLLARREWLERYGDYIAQARNWRTMAFVSIGIALVFGAGMVYEADRVHVVPYVVEVDKMGDTVHLAEAVRAGTYDLPVVRHVIANWVRRVRERLPVVAAEKQIYTSTYDIVGNKESQALTAYYQRHNPYSNYSKNLGGRTVEITSILPLGTPTAKGGTMQVQWTETQYGSGGEIQWQRDYEGNVTYRIEPVSNNPKILKVDPFGIFITNFNWNRIP; encoded by the coding sequence ATGGCAGACCAAGGCAAGGAAACCGGTAAGACCAAAGAGGAATACCTCCTCGCACGCCGGGAATGGCTCGAACGCTACGGGGACTACATTGCTCAGGCCCGCAACTGGCGGACCATGGCCTTCGTCTCCATCGGCATCGCTCTGGTGTTCGGTGCCGGCATGGTGTACGAGGCGGATCGGGTGCATGTGGTCCCCTACGTGGTCGAAGTGGACAAGATGGGCGACACCGTGCATCTGGCCGAAGCCGTGCGGGCCGGGACCTACGACCTGCCGGTCGTGCGCCACGTCATCGCCAACTGGGTGCGCCGGGTGCGCGAACGGCTCCCCGTCGTCGCGGCAGAAAAGCAGATCTATACCTCCACCTACGACATCGTCGGAAACAAGGAGAGTCAGGCGCTGACGGCCTATTACCAGCGCCACAACCCGTACTCCAACTACAGCAAGAACCTGGGCGGGCGAACGGTGGAGATCACCTCGATCTTGCCCCTGGGTACCCCAACCGCCAAGGGCGGCACGATGCAGGTGCAGTGGACGGAAACCCAGTATGGCTCTGGCGGAGAAATCCAGTGGCAACGCGATTACGAGGGGAACGTCACCTACCGCATCGAGCCCGTTTCCAATAACCCCAAGATCCTCAAGGTCGATCCCTTCGGCATCTTCATCACCAACTTCAACTGGAACCGGATTCCCTAA
- a CDS encoding DUF3800 domain-containing protein — translation MFRAGNFDFSPKGTCYFVLTSVSTRRPFTAHGPLDDYKHDCLEFGLDTEYFHCAEDNPRVRGRVFELIAGHLDGLRIDSLIVEKPKTVPALREDRRFYPEMLGYLLKFVLPKEIESGAEEVIVITDTVPVQKKRQAIEKAIQQALAKMLPAGMSYRILHHASRSHYGLQVADYCCWAVFRKWQRSETEHYDRIRAAVRSEFDIFRTGTRYYY, via the coding sequence CTGTTTAGAGCGGGCAATTTCGACTTCAGCCCGAAGGGCACCTGCTACTTCGTGCTGACCAGCGTAAGCACGCGGCGCCCCTTCACCGCGCATGGTCCGCTGGATGACTACAAGCACGATTGCCTGGAATTCGGGCTCGACACCGAATATTTCCACTGCGCTGAGGACAATCCGCGGGTGCGCGGCCGTGTATTCGAGTTGATCGCCGGGCATCTGGACGGTCTGCGCATCGACAGTCTGATCGTGGAGAAGCCCAAGACCGTTCCGGCATTGCGCGAGGATAGGCGCTTCTACCCGGAGATGCTGGGCTACCTGCTCAAGTTCGTCCTGCCCAAAGAGATCGAGTCGGGGGCGGAAGAGGTCATCGTCATCACGGACACCGTTCCGGTTCAGAAGAAGCGGCAAGCCATCGAAAAGGCCATCCAGCAGGCATTGGCCAAGATGCTTCCGGCGGGGATGAGTTACCGCATCCTGCATCACGCGTCACGCTCGCACTACGGCTTGCAGGTGGCGGACTATTGCTGCTGGGCGGTGTTCAGAAAGTGGCAGCGGAGTGAAACGGAGCACTACGACCGGATCAGAGCTGCGGTGCGCAGCGAGTTCGACATTTTTCGCACCGGCACGAGGTACTACTACTGA